From Candidatus Eremiobacteraceae bacterium:
GTTCATCTATATAGGAAAGGAAGCGCGTCTTGCCGCTCTTGGTTATGCGGCAAGTCGTGGTCGGACGGCCTTGCCCCGCATCCTTCGAGATCGCGACGATGCCCATCTCGGCGAGCGCCGCGAGATGACGGCTCAGGTTGCCGTCCGTGAGACCGCATGCGGTTTGCAACTCGGTGAACGTCATGCCGTCGGCGTGCGCGACGAGGCACGTGCAAACCGCAAGCCGGCCTCGCTCGTGGAAGATCCGCTCGAGGCCCGCATAGGCGAAAGGTGCTTCGCGACCGTCCGTGCGTTGGCGTTTCCCAGCTCGTCGCGCGCTCATCGTGCTACCGCCGCTTCTGCTTCGCGCGTGAGAAGCCAGCCGATGAAGATCTGACCGAACCCGAACCCCACCGGCATGATCCACCACGCGAGCGGCACGGTCGGGTCCGGGGTCAAGAGCAAGACCGATCCGATGATGCCGAACGCCGCCGCTAGCGGTATAGCACCTTTGGGCACCAGCGAGCGCGAAGCGTAGAGTCCCATGGCGTACGACGCGTACCAGACTCCAGGCAGCATCCATATGAGTCCGTGCAAGATGAGCGCGAGGCTCAGCACCGCACCGAGAACGATCGCCGGCAAGAGCGTCACGCCGGCACTGCGCGCGCGCACGCGTTCCTGCGTCGCGCCCGTACGGGAATACCAGACCGCAATCGCACCATAGTTCAGTATCAACGCGGCAGCGAGGCAGGCGAACCAGACGAAGAGATACATGCGATCGTCGGCTGCCGTCACCGGATGCGGCACGAGGACGAACTGCGCGAGCCCGGCGACGATCGCGATGACCCCGCTCGCGGCGGCTGCAGGGCCTGAATAACCTTTGAATTGCTGGCACGCGGCAAGGCGATCTCTGACCTCTGCGAGGTCTGCCAGCGCACGCTCGACTTCCATATGCACTTTGTATCACAAAGTGCGATAGGGCGCAATCCCCCGGAAGTCTCGTTCGTCGCGGGACGCGCGTTCATCGTGTCGACACTTGGCCCAAAACCCGCTCGCGCGGTGTTCCGCGCGTCCTGAAGGCGGGCAAGGTGTGTAACGGCAGGCGTCTGAAAACAACGCTCAACCACCCGCGACCTCCTCACAGATCGGAGAGAGACGCATGGAACTCGAAGGCATCCAGGTCTACCACGACGGTGACTTCGTCAAGTACGGCGACGCGAAGGTCGGATTGCTCACGCACGGCCTCAACTACGGCACCGGCTGTTTCGAAGGCATCCGCGGTTACTGGAGCGCCGACCATGCGGAAGTGTATCTCTTCAGGCTCGCCGAGCATTACGAGCGGCTGCACCTGTCAGCCAAACTGCTCCTCATGGAACTCAAGGACGACGTCGCGACGATGTGCGAGGCGACGACGGAGCTCATCCGGCTCAACGACTATCACCAGGACGTCTACGTCCGGCCGATCGCGTTCAAGGCCGCGGAAGAGATCGGCGTCCGGCTCCACAACGTCAGGGATGATTTCGCGATCATCGCGATCCCACACCGTTCGTACTTCGAGACCGGGGCCGGTCTGCGGACGGCGGTCTCATCGTGGCGGCGGATCGACGACAACAGCGCGCCGGCAAGAGCGAAATTGACCGGCGTCTACGTCAGCTCGGCACTCGCGAAGAGTGAAGCGGTCATGAACGGATTCGACGAAGCGATCTTGCTGACCGCGGACGGACACGTGGCCGAGGGCAGCGCGGAGAACATCTTCCTGGTCCGCGACGGGCGCGTCCACACGCCACCGGTGACGGACGCGATTCTCGAAGGCATCACGCGCAAGACCGTCATCGAGTTGCTGCGCGAAGAGCTCGGGCTCGACGTCGCAGAGCGCAGCATCGATCGCAGCGAGCTCTATCAGTCCGACGAGATATTTTTCTCCGGGACCGCGGTCGGCGTCTCGCCCGTGATCGAGGTCGATCGTAGGCCGGTCGGAAGCGGGTCCCCTGGTAAGATCGCGATCGCGTTAGGGGATCTCTACCGTGATATCACGCTCGGGAAGGTCGCCAAGTACCATCATTGGCTCACGCCTTCTCACGCTACGAAAACGGATCGCTTGAGGAAAGCGAAGGCCAGCGTCTAGGCACGACGCAGGGCATGACCGCGGCGGTCGAGCTAAAGCTCGACCGCTACAATTTCAAGGGCAAAATCGAACAGATGTGCGCGTATAAATCCATATGCGCTTATCTTGCGTTCTCATATGCGACTCTGCTATAATGCCGTTGTGTGACGGGCGTCACTTTTGACTAGCCCGGCCGCATCGCGTAACGGCCCGTTAGATATGGGGCTATATGCGTATAGCGGCGAGCCGAGCACCTTGGCTCATCGGACACAAAAGACGACGCCGCTTGGCAGAGCGGCGCGTCTTGGTGGGGACGGTGGAGTCAGATCGGCTGCGAGAGGTTGCAGTGCGAGGACTGCCTCTCAAAGCGGGGATGACGGCACGGCTTTCTAGCTCGCGCGCGAACTTAAAGGAGTTGTCATGCTGCACTTCGCGTCACTCGGTGGGGTCCTTCACCTAATCTCGTTGGCCGGCGGCGTGCTGGCCGGGATCATCCACATCTTCGATATCTCCGATACCCCGATCGCCACGAAGTAACATCGCCTAGCTGACGACCTCCGTCAGCAAGTCGACAAGCCTAGGATCAAAAAGCGTTCCGCTCTCCTGACGGAGTTTGCGGAGCGCTTCTTCTTTTTTGATCTTCTCGACACCGTCGTAACCGGTCAGCGACGAGACGTAGGCGCGCGCGATCGCGATGATCCGCGAGGCTTGCGGTATGGCCTCACCGACAAGACCCTTCGGATAACCGGTCCCATCGAAGTGCTCGGAATGGTACTCGACGTAGTCGGCGATCGCCGGGTCGACGAGCGCGTCCGCACTCCTCAACATGATGGCGCCTAGCCGCGCATACGTGCGCCGCTGGTTCTCCTCGGAAGCGTTCGTCCGTTTGCCCCAGCGCATGCGCGCCGGCAGCCGGCTCTTGCCGATCTCGTGGAGCTCGGCGGCAAGACCGATATCGGCGACTTCTTGCTTCGACAGTCCGAGGTGGCGGGCGAGCATCTTCGAGATGTTCTCGACCTCAGCCGTGAACTGGACATCGGGCATGTCGGTGAATCGGATCATCTCTCGGATGACCGATGTCGCCTGCGATTTCGCTTGTTCCAGCTGTTCGAGGCGTCTGACGACGCCGAGGATGTCTTGCACGACGCGCGTCTGCGCGATGAGGACGTAGAAGAGAACCGTCGTCAGCATGCCGCCGTAGCCGTACATCGCGACGAGCAGGTAGCCGTAAAGCGAAGCGAACACGCCCATGCGCACGAACTGCAGCGAGAAGCCGGTCTGCCGCGTGAAGAAGTACGTGACCTGGACGAAGCCGTGTTGCGAGATCTGCCAGACGATGCCGACGACGAGCACGCCGACGAGCGCGATCGCGGAACCCGCCCACGAGGGCGCAGCTTTTTGGACGTCGGCGAAGAGCCCCCATACGGCGATCATGCCGTAGACCGCGGTGATGCCGGCGCCTGCTTGTCCGAACGATCGCGGCGAGAAGAGGTCGGAGAAGTTCGCGGGGCGTGGTAAAAGACGAAGCCGGATGGCGGCGAACGATATGAGGACCAGGAGTATCGTCCAGTAGCCGAAGACGATCGACGACGCCGCGATGACCGCGGTCAGGGGAGCGTACGACTTACCCGCGGCGAGCGTCGGCCGCTGCGACACGGCGAGAAATCCGCCGATGAACAGCACCGAAACGACCGTCCACCAACTGAGATCGAGATGCGGCGGCCACAACACGACGACCGCGAGACCCAAGAATCCGATGGCGAAACAGAAAACGTTGAGAGCGACCGAGCGCCAGCGCTCCGCCTCGATCCGTGTGTGGTCTTCTGCCAAAGCCACGCTAGCTGCCGAGAACTTTCCCACTACCTATATGACTACGGCGCACGCTCTCCCGTGACGCCGCACACCAGGCCCTCTTTGGATTTTATCGCCTAGTCTAGAGGGGATGGGGAGCGCGGTTGCTCGGTTAGCGGGCAGTCGTGACGAGCGTCACAAACGGCCGTTCGAATCGGCGCGTGCGATGGCCGTACGCTGGAAGCTCTCGAAGGTCAAAAGCGATGCGCGGCGGATGAACCGCTCGCCGTTGTCGAGGTCGTCGAGGTGCGTCGAGAAGGCGCAGATGACGTACGGAGCGCCGGCGAGCTCGACTATTCCGACGTCGTTGAGCGTGTCGTGCAGCGTGCCGGTCTTGTGCGCGACGACGACGCCCTTCGGTAAGGGCGCGGGCAGGAGCGTGTTGTGGCGCTGACCTGCGAGCAACGCCAACATCTCGCCGCTCGCTTGCGGATCGACGACGCGCCCCGCTGCGATAAGCGAGAGAAGCCGGAGCATGTCGTCCGCGCTCGTGCGCAACGCGCGGATATCGCCGTCGCTGCGGATGCTGTCGCCCAGGCGCGTTTGTGAAAGGCCTAGCCCCGACATCGTCGCGTTGATAGACGAGCGGCCGACGAGCCGGATGAGCATGTTCGTCGCCGTGTTGTCGCTGACATCGATCATCCGCGCGAGCAAGTCGCCCACCCGATACTCGGTGCCCCACGGCGCGTCGCACAGCGAGCCGTAGCCGCAGTCGCGGTCGAGGAGCATGACGGTGCGGTCATCGGTGAACCGGCCCGCCGCCATCTGCTTGAAGACCTCGACCATGACCGGGATCTTTATCGTGCTCGCAGCCGGCAGGTTCACGCCGCCGTTGATCGCGATCGCGTGGCCGGTCCGAAGATCGCCGATGCTGAGCGCGACGAGACCGTCCGTGTGGGCGGCGAGGTCCATGAGCTGCGGCACGAGTTCGTGCAGCCTCGCAGCGCCAAGGTCGAGATCCCACGAGGGATCGTCCGCGGCCGCAAGAGGTACGCCCGAGAACGCTATGACCGCGACCGCTAAGAGCGGGGCGATGACGGATGCCGGCCGCATCTTCCTGTTATCGGCAGGCTTCCGGTCGACCGTAAAGGTCGACCGCTCCCTGACGCGAACGAGTCGCGGCCGCGTCAGCCGCGGTGACGCGTCTTACACTATGAGGGTCGCCCGCATGCCCTTTTCCGGTCCGCCCGATCTCGCGAGACTCGTCGAGATCATCGGCGTTCCGGTCGACGCCGGAGCGAGCCGGCGCGGCGCTCGCCTTGGTCCACAAGCCATCCGAGCAGTCGGCCTCGTCGAACGCATCGAAGCGCTCGGCTATCGCGCTCGAGACACGGGCGACGTCGCGGTGCCCGCGGACGATCCGGCGCCGCCCGAACCGGGCAAGCCGCACTCGTTCGATATGCTCCGCGCGACTTCGCTCGCGCTCGCCGACTCGGTCGAACGCTCGCTCGGATCCGGCGCGTTCCCGATCATCATCGGCGGCGACCATTCGCTCGCGATCGGCGCGCTAGCCGGCTGCGCGCGCGTCAAGGGGCCGCAAGGTCTCATCTGGATCGACGCGCACGCGGATGCGAACACGCCGGCGACGAGTCCGACGGGTAATCTCCACGGCATGCCGGTCGGAGCGGCACTCGGCGACATGCGCGACCTGTTCGACGCAAAGCTCTTCCCGACGCCGTCTATCGACGCGGCGCGAACGGTGTTCGTCGCGCTACGGGATCTCGACCCCGGCGAGAAGCGCCAGATCCGCGAGCGCGGGATGACCGCGTTCACCATGTCGGACATCGATCGGATCGGCATGGCCAAGGTCATGGAACGCGCAGTCGAGGTCGCCGGCCGCGGACCGGCTTCGATCCATGTGAGCTTCGACATCGATGCGATCGACCCGTCGGCCGCTCCCGGAACCGGAACGCCGGTGC
This genomic window contains:
- a CDS encoding serine hydrolase; this encodes MRPASVIAPLLAVAVIAFSGVPLAAADDPSWDLDLGAARLHELVPQLMDLAAHTDGLVALSIGDLRTGHAIAINGGVNLPAASTIKIPVMVEVFKQMAAGRFTDDRTVMLLDRDCGYGSLCDAPWGTEYRVGDLLARMIDVSDNTATNMLIRLVGRSSINATMSGLGLSQTRLGDSIRSDGDIRALRTSADDMLRLLSLIAAGRVVDPQASGEMLALLAGQRHNTLLPAPLPKGVVVAHKTGTLHDTLNDVGIVELAGAPYVICAFSTHLDDLDNGERFIRRASLLTFESFQRTAIARADSNGRL
- a CDS encoding HD domain-containing phosphohydrolase, which translates into the protein MALAEDHTRIEAERWRSVALNVFCFAIGFLGLAVVVLWPPHLDLSWWTVVSVLFIGGFLAVSQRPTLAAGKSYAPLTAVIAASSIVFGYWTILLVLISFAAIRLRLLPRPANFSDLFSPRSFGQAGAGITAVYGMIAVWGLFADVQKAAPSWAGSAIALVGVLVVGIVWQISQHGFVQVTYFFTRQTGFSLQFVRMGVFASLYGYLLVAMYGYGGMLTTVLFYVLIAQTRVVQDILGVVRRLEQLEQAKSQATSVIREMIRFTDMPDVQFTAEVENISKMLARHLGLSKQEVADIGLAAELHEIGKSRLPARMRWGKRTNASEENQRRTYARLGAIMLRSADALVDPAIADYVEYHSEHFDGTGYPKGLVGEAIPQASRIIAIARAYVSSLTGYDGVEKIKKEEALRKLRQESGTLFDPRLVDLLTEVVS
- the rocF gene encoding arginase yields the protein MPFSGPPDLARLVEIIGVPVDAGASRRGARLGPQAIRAVGLVERIEALGYRARDTGDVAVPADDPAPPEPGKPHSFDMLRATSLALADSVERSLGSGAFPIIIGGDHSLAIGALAGCARVKGPQGLIWIDAHADANTPATSPTGNLHGMPVGAALGDMRDLFDAKLFPTPSIDAARTVFVALRDLDPGEKRQIRERGMTAFTMSDIDRIGMAKVMERAVEVAGRGPASIHVSFDIDAIDPSAAPGTGTPVLGGLTYREGHLAMEIVAESGTAHSLEVVEVNPVIDDGVKTARVAMELVCSALGKSIL
- a CDS encoding branched-chain amino acid transaminase, yielding MELEGIQVYHDGDFVKYGDAKVGLLTHGLNYGTGCFEGIRGYWSADHAEVYLFRLAEHYERLHLSAKLLLMELKDDVATMCEATTELIRLNDYHQDVYVRPIAFKAAEEIGVRLHNVRDDFAIIAIPHRSYFETGAGLRTAVSSWRRIDDNSAPARAKLTGVYVSSALAKSEAVMNGFDEAILLTADGHVAEGSAENIFLVRDGRVHTPPVTDAILEGITRKTVIELLREELGLDVAERSIDRSELYQSDEIFFSGTAVGVSPVIEVDRRPVGSGSPGKIAIALGDLYRDITLGKVAKYHHWLTPSHATKTDRLRKAKASV
- a CDS encoding transcriptional regulator, which produces MSARRAGKRQRTDGREAPFAYAGLERIFHERGRLAVCTCLVAHADGMTFTELQTACGLTDGNLSRHLAALAEMGIVAISKDAGQGRPTTTCRITKSGKTRFLSYIDELEAVVRDVHAGAETSDNDGRRRVPRLATT